agaaaaacacttgTGTTCGCTGTGTTCTCTATATGTCGCTTAGCAACCAACCATTGTGTTCAGCTTCGGTTCTAGAACTATGCTGATAATTCCAAAGATAACAAAGTAGctattttatgttcttttaaagttacaaacaaaacaaaacgaaTAACCTTATAATATCTTGCACTGTTATAAACAACCTATATGAAGTACCTCAAGTAGCTCCAACTTAACTAAATACACAGTAAAATCCTATTTACACATTAAAGCATCAGTAATACTATAACATCATTCTAATAAACTAATACTACAACCAAAGGGGGCTATTCTTCTGCATGAGTGTCTTTACAATGGATTCTATAAGTAGCCTATATTTTGCTGATAATAATAGGCctacagtaaatgtatttaagatTTTGATAGGACTAATACTGTTTAATATGTGATTTATGTGAGACTGAAGTTAACTTTATATGATGATTTACACTACACTGTTTAGTTAAATGTACTTGATTTCTGTTCATCTTTCTCTGGgtgaatgattattttaataaacttgaGCTGTGTTTCAGGAAGAGAAACCTCTGTTTGgctcatttttatttgacaaaGTTCTTTGTTTGCAATTAAATGTAAGAAGTTGTTGTCCTGGTGGTCCGTTGCAACTGTATCTAGGTGCCTTGTAAGTGTATGAGGGCTGAACACTAACTAAGAAACTTTAAAGGGGTCAGAATACTTATTTCACTACTGAAAGATCCTGAAATAGACACGTCAAAACTGGCAGTCGAATTGTGTAAAAAATAGTTGTTTGCTTTCATCTGACCTGGAATCTGATATGTTTTGGCCGCAGTTGTGAGACACATGAGGATAAACAACCAGGCCAAATGCTTCAACGTAAACAAGCGTATCAGTCCCAGTCGGCTGCGTCTGTGGAAATTTCCACCAAATGAGACTGCAGTAAAGCgcttcacagcagacatttaaaaaaaacctcccgTCCTACGTCAGTGCATAAGCCACGCCCCCAAAACGAACCCACTTATTTCACCACTTCCTATTGGCTAACATGAAGGTGTGTCATTCAACCTGACGTCAGACACTATATATGAAACAGGATGTTCCGCCAgtaaaaacactttatattaAGTTATAACACAGAACATCACTTAGAGCATCTCGTTGTTGAATGCAGCTTTGTGTTTGGTTTGGATAAATTAAGGTCTGATCATCTCTACTGCGCATCTTTGGCTTCCTGTCTTCCAGCTCATTAATATTAAGTAGATGTAGGAGCGATAAGACCGACCCTCTGCACCAACGCGGACACATTCAGCATCCAGAGCAACATCTCACTAAGCTTTCATCAGACTCTTTGTTCGGCTGCTAGAGAAGTCGGGTTTGATTTGGACTgggctgatttatttttttcttttttgggagaaaaggagacaaaatGGCTTTGAGAGGATCTCTTTTTCGTCTTCTCCAAACTCAACTCAACCACACATGCCAGCAAAGCAGAGCCCAATCCGTGGCTGTGCTGGGCGCTCCGTTTTCAAAAGGACAGGtaagaaaaagatttttttggGAACCAGACTCCAGACTTccccatcaccatcaccaccaccaccaccaccacttcctCAATTTTCTTCCCAAACTTCAACACTCGTTTACCtccttttctcttatttctttctttttttttgacagaaaaGAAGAGGTGTGGAGCATGGTCCTAAAGTCATCAGAGATGCGGGGCTCATGGACAGACTCTCCGGCTTAGGTAGGTGACATGAGagaggggtggtgggggtggggggcagtAGGCTGAATGAAGCAGCCGGTGCCACCGCGTTATGTAATAGCCTACAGGATGGGTGTAGCCCGCAAGTTCGCCCGGTTTTCAGCCCGTTACATCAGCGGCTGACAGTAAACATCTGATCTGTAGCTTAGGAGAGGTTATTCCGGTGCACACGGTTAGGAGAACAAAGTGATCTCTGCTTTAGTCCACTCTTAATACAGTCCTTCTTGTCAATATCTCATTAAAGCGATATAACAGAGTGGAACAATGTGCATAATCTCCACTAAAGAATCTTATTATGTGTAGGCCTATTCATGCGAGTATAGTTTGAAGGCTGTGAGAATAAAACCAAACCAGACAATGATGTCAACCCCGGCTGTCTGAGCGCCAGTCTCCGCGGGAACAGCTATTAAAGCGATGCTATAGAAGGACAAAAATACCATTAAGTACCATAGGGACACTTTATGAAACAACAGACAGTGTGGCAACTCAACACCAGGCAAAGtgatctctctttttttctctcacttggGGCAACCACATGTCTGGTTTAGTCATTCTCGTCTTCGGCACATGCTCGGAAGGATACAGGAAGAGGATGgctgatttatttccagtgtcgTCACTGCACATAGACTCAGACTGTAACgccactttttttttggtttgttctcAATGAAAGCGCCAAAAGCAGTGGTTCACAAAGTGGGGTACTTGAAGGGGGAGCTCCAGGGGTCCctagcaaaaaaaaagggaataatttatttctttgttaTTCCATTATTGAGTAACACAATGACTGCATGACTGGTTTCATACACTTCCTGTAATAAAAAACCTTAAAGCAAGAAATCCAATCAAATAGGGCTCTGTGGTTTAATCTGTAACAGTTTATGTGTCATTGAAGTGAAAAAGTTTTACACTAGTCTACAGTATTTGGCTGCAAACAGGGGCCACTTTGAAGCTGAAAGAGGACACCTCAGGCGGAAAGAATTTCTTCTTTATAACAGTACTTGAGGGCAGGGAGGGTTGCATTGTGTGTGAACTTCCACGCTTACATCACAAGAGAAGTCACAGCAGGAATACTGTAAAGATAGCTTGCACTGTTGGAGATCTAAAAATACCACTAATCACAATAAGGTCAATATAAAGACAAACTTACATCCTGTTTATCTGTGGTCAAGGTGGAGATACGTCACTTTTCAGTGCCAAGGACACATTTTATGTTAATATGGTGCCAtagcagattaaaaaaatatgaaagctTTCGATTTGGTTTTATGATTCTAATctttaatcaatatttaatttgtttttatttgattaagaTAATGACAAATTATTCTATTGCAAGTTAGTCCCAACAGTTATGTGCCTAAAAGAAGATCCACAAAAGTCTCCATACAGGCAGGATTATCTTATAGAATAGTGAGATaatatgatgataaaataaaaggaGGTCAAGCTGTTACACAAACATATAATACCAATTCTGTTTTCATTCCACTGGCACCCGTGTCCTTCAGGGCTGACCACAAAGTCCTGCTACTCACATAAAAATGCATCAACAGACATGCGACCCCCTGCTTACAGGAACTGATTGCACCACAAAGCTCCACCCGTACCCGCAGATTTACCAGCAGCTTGCTCTTCTGGGCTAAGCTTCGCACTATGGGGGTCAGAGCCTTCTGCTTTGCTACTCCATGCTTGTTGAACAGCCTTCCTAAACATCTGAGGGCAGCACAGCGCAGGCCTGATATCCTTTTTATTCAAAAAGGCCTTTTCATCTTAACTTATaactattttctttatattgagcgtgttatattattaatactggagcactttgagtttcactatAATTACAGTGCAGTACAAATATTGTTATTAGTAATCATTACCTCAGAAGAATAAAACTAGGCTACCATATGTATGATAAAGTTGCTATGAGTACTTTCACTATCATGCCTGACATCAATAGATAGGAAATAAATGACAGGAATTGTTGATGATACTTTACTTATGTGTTCACACTTTGGATAATCTTTATGCAGTGTCTGTTCCCACATTGTAGGCAATTAATCAGACCCAGAGAGTTACAGTACTTTGCCAAGTAATCCCGCCGTGACTGATGACACATCAACTTATCAGCTGTAAACATCCGATGTTACATAACAGCACGGCCCTACCCATCGTCACACAAAGAACATTTTTCAGTTGGGAAATTATCTTTCTGGCACTGATATATTTCTGGCAGGGGCTACACAGTAATCAGGAATGTATTGTACTGACTGTCTACTGTAGAGGATTTAAGGGATTTAATATCCTCCAATTAAATAGTCAAatatgttcaaatatatttagaGTTATGTCCCAATTTTTTAAGAATACAGTgtttgcaacaacaaaaaaacccactatattttcattcagttaattatttatgaaggaaaaatgcaCTTAGAACTATTCTCACGCTATGACATAACAGATCTGACAACCCTAGACTGGAGATCATAGGTTATTGTTGCTTTTTAACCACTTTTATGACAAATTGCTTAGTTGCTTGTTGAGAACTAAATGCAAGTTAGGTGTAATTATAACGTCCTTTGTATACAATATTTGAGTTATGACCATGTGGTGAAGCTAAAAGAAGAGctaaattcttttttttaaagcagaagggaaaaaagaaattatAGGCTTTCATACACAAAGCTCTACTTTTGAATTTTAAATCAAAGGTTTGAGAGATGTCCTCAGTCTGCTGAATATGAAAGCAGTGAGTTGATCGGGAGTCTCCTTCATGATGGTCAGATGTCAATTTGGCAGCAGTAGAAAAAAGATCCAACACATGAAACCAAACCCTAACTTAAGTTAATACCCCATAGTCATATAGTCTTTACTTTCTCAAGGCTGGTGTCAGTCTGTACAAACAGTTTTTCAGAAAATCACACATATAATTAAAGCAATGGTTGTCAAGATTTAACTCCAGCAATGAGCACAGTACACTTGGCAGCTATAAGCTTGCATTTCAAAGTTAATAAAAGCAGAACTTGCAGCCTATCACTtctataaaatacttttttatttgtcttgaaTAAGATGCCCACAACTGCACCAAGGTCTATTCCTGTCCTGTCTACGAATAGTAATGAACCACATTGGTTCTCCTCAGATCAGCAGAGTAACACTACACTGCCATCAAGGCTCACATTGCCAGATGAGCCCCCAATATGGTGGATCACATCACTTGTTTACTTCACAGTAAACTAAGTGGAAACTTTTCGGTCTTTACTTCTGGAGCTGCTTAGCACACGATGAACTGCAGCGACTGAAATCTGAGCTGAAGTGGGAAAGGGACCAAATGGAAAGTGCATCGTCACATAAGTTCCACTGGCATTGAATGACTCAGTCTCCTCAGACTGTAAGGTAGACAGATGGATGTCAAGTCATGCTGTAGAAGCTACCAGTTAAGATGTTTTTCTCAACTCAGATTGGCGCCTGCAGTCTTCAAAGTACAAATGTTTCTTTAATGCAGACTACAGGATTGAGTCCTAAAATGAAAGCAATGATACAGAATCAACTGGTTAGAGGTTATTTCCATGCAACAGTCAGTCTGTGTCCTGGAGCTAAAGCACTGAACAGCCGCACAGTCATTCTGAACTAAAAGAGTGACTCAGCTAATTGTCTTAAAAGCTTTAAGTGCTTAAATTAATGGCAGCTTGCTATTTTATTCTACAGAATACGCCGTCCACGATTTTGGAGACCTCAACTTTCACCACCTTGAGACAGACGAACCCTACATGGATGTGAAGTTTCCTCGCACAGTGGGAGCAGCGAATAAGATGCTGTGTGGCGCCACAAGCAGAGCTATCGGTGCTGGACACACTCTTGTCATGCTAGGAGGTGATCACAGGTAAGCCCCCTGAAATCAAGCAATACAATCAAAGTGTTCAAAGCTTATATTATACCATTTTAGCATCAATGTTAATGCTACAACTACAACAACTCTCTTAAAAACCAGGTATTTATATaactgttcttttcttttcacagcCTTGCTATCGGATCAGTGGGAGGCCATGCTGAGCAGTGTCCTGACCTGTGTCTCATCTGGGTTGATGCTCACGCAGACGTGAATACACCCATGACTTCACCGTCAGGAAACCTCCACGGCCAGCCTGTGGCCTTCATGCTCAAAGAGATGCAAGACAAGGTGAGAAATATTTAAGATTCCTTCCAGGCATGTTGGGTTTTCCACAAAAAAGCACAATTAACTagtaaaaatatcaaaaaattaCATAGACTCCTTCCTCCCCATTAGAAAATATTGAATTTCCCCTTGGGGAAGTCAGTAATCCATCCATGTATGCAAATATCTAGCTGTCAATTGTCATATTTGTTCAGAAACAAGTTTAGTCACCTTGTAAGACTTACCTTACATGTAGGAGGTGAGTTGCTTGTAGCACTGTCTGTCTTCCATCATGAAGGAATTGAAAATGCAAAATACAGTAGGTAGCCGTGAGGGTGGGAGCGTCCTGTAATTCCAGTGGAGTGAAGCTTTGAAACCAAgcagtaaaacaaacacattaatctTTTGATCAGTTGTGGAACGTTTcagtcaaatatttttttttgttattatctgGTTTGCCAGGTGCTTTTGACACAATAAGAATTACATTTGTGTAAATTGTGAGTCAAGGTTAAACAAACGTCCAGATATCATCCAGCGTTGGGCTTTTTTTCTGTCCCTAcatgcatataaatataaattccaTATTTCATATTACAGATGCCAAATATCCCAGGGTTCTCCTGGATGAAGCCATTCCTCTCCTCCAGGGATTTGGTGTACATCGGACTGCGGGATGTCGACCCCGGAGAGTAGTAAGTGGATACTATAATCTTTTACAACTTGTATCATATGTGGCTTATATGAACCTAATTTTCCAGCATGTAAACAGTGTAAAACTAGTTCTGTTGTTCATTGCAGCCAAATCCTGAAAAACCTGGGTATCCAGTACTTCACCATGAGGGATATCGACAGACTAGGTATCCAAAGGGTCATGGAAGTCACTCTTGACCATCTTCTGTCAAGGTATGTTTAACAGTTATGATATTTGTCAGTGATTTTTAATTATGAAGCCCATACGTcagtggagagagtagacaggagtcctgGATGTCTTATTTACTTGATCAAtgagaagtgaatgaataatCAGCACACGTTATGTTCTGATGCTCCCTTTCAATCCTGAAGTTTCTGTCCTCCAGGGATAGtcttaaaccacacagatgATGCCAAAAGATCCAACACATTCACAGCatacagaatttagtgtactggtCTACAGATAAAAACAGTGCTTAGACACCACTTCAGAGAAACAGGCAAAACATTTCTGACCTTGGCTGCTATAGCAAaactatcagaatgcctcctgttttccccaaaatgagcagactcactgcttactaCTATCTCAAAGGGGAGACAGTTTCTCACAGTCAAGATTTGGTGTGGCCTTACGATGACTGCAAAGCTTAGTTTGACCCAGTACATGCCCATGATTAAcgtaaatgatggaaaattccctaacaataTTTATTCACTATTTAGCATGATAGTATGATCATTTTTaacaagatttttttcttaattttaagTCAAAATGATTTCCAGTGTTTGAATTGAAGTGAACCATAAACTCACAAGGTTTCTCACATTCTTGAACAGAAAACAGAGGCCGATCCATTTGAGCTTTGACATCGATGCATTCGACCCATCTCTGGCTCCTGCCACAGGAACGCCAGTGAATGGAGGTTTGACGTACAGGGAGGGGAtctacatcacagaggaaaTTCATAACACAGGTACAGATGAGTACATATATAGTCTGAGAGCCTGTATGAACAGCTTCATGCTGTTTTTGGTTTCTCAAAAAAATACTAAGATGAGATTTGTATGGACATGAGCCCTTAAGTGcttttattgtcatatttttatatCTAACATGTGAATGTGTTGATGTGCAGGTCTGCTGTCAGCCATGGACCTGGTAGAAGTAAACCCCGTACTGGGAGCAAGCCGTGAAGCCGTGCAGGCCACCGCCTCTCTCGCCGTTGACGTCATTGCATCGTCTCTAGGACAGACGAGAGAAGGAGCTCACGTGCCCATGGATGAGATTCCCTCTGTGAAAAATGACACAGAGAAGCTCCGCATCTGAGTGTAAAGCGAAGCTTTGAACTTTATCAACCTCCTCCTTGAGCATTCCACAATTTTGAGCACAAAACCACAAAGACTGGATCTAATAATTGCttgagttttgtgtttgttcccattttcttttgctgtttAGTGTAACGAAaccatgaaaacaaaatgatgtcTTGATTCATAAAACTATGAACTAGCGTCACAGATTTGGGGTAAAAAAGCCTTTAACATAATCTGGAAACCACTACAGTAAATGATGGGAATACCTTTCATTGCAACTGCAATACTAAATTATTTTACTCTTGTATGTTATAAGTTTTAGAGGACACGGCAGCCACATATTTATTATGTGTTTGGTTTAGAAGCGAATGGATCTGCCTCAGAGGTGTGACCAATCTTGTGTGGACTCTCAAATCTGTTTTGTGGCTGTGCCAGTTTGTAAAATCTAGTAATAATGTGTTTGCACTTTTGGACCAGCTCTGGTTACTGTATTTTCTTTAGAGTTTACTTTTGTATTTTGACAATGAACCCACTAGTGTACGTGCTGGCATTTCCCTATGCATAAACATTTACTGATTACATCAGTATTATTTGGCTTGGAAATAGTTAATATTTAGCTTTGATTATAATGCTGGCAACTGTTAGgcataataataagaataatcaaGCTTGAACTGTTCTAATGTTTAATCTATATTTGACTTGATGTGGCCATTAAATGACTACTTTCATTGTAATAAAGAGTTTATATTTTGGTCTTCCATAAATgtgattacatttttgtttcatgtgTCTTATTTTCAAGATGTTAGGGGGTTAGCATACTAACATTaccactaaactaaactaaatgaaatCTTAAGGGACCACTTTAGTGATCATCCTGATGggagcatgaatgtgtgtagttgttgagacatttctcTAAAAGCTAAGAATGTAAATCTTATGATTGCaaaagaggaaaagtcagaggatcagcAGAGAAATGGGTATTCAttctctggggaccatgaatgtttgTGCCAATCCATCTGGTGTTTGTTGAGATATGTCACAGAATAAGTGAAAAGCCCAACCTGCTGGTGGCACTAGAAGAAACGGGGGACACCAAGGCCATTACAAGTAATCCCCAGGACACCATGCCACTTGCGAGGCTAAAAAATATTGCAGGTACTTGGAAGAAATCATGgtcaatattttttgtttttgctggcAACTCagttataaataattaaatattaccTAATTTCCATGAGGATATATAAAGCCTTAGTATGTACCCTTAATATGTAGTATCAACACCAAAAACCAATGCTTTTTGGTCTAGTTTTTTAGGGGGGATGTGAAGGCAACGTTTACAGTTATCTACAATAGGTTACATAAATGGTTCAAAATTGAGTTCTCATCATCAAAACCAACACACCAAAGTTATGTCTGCTTAGGGACAAAAACATAGTGCCACAGTTGAGAACATTTGCATTAAGAGTATTAACAACTAGCTTAATAACATGTGCCCAGTTCTAGATGGAATGAGCCTCAAACTCTGGAGGGAACAAATGATGGAAACTGCAGCAAGTGAAAAGATGCTGGGAAGACTGAAttggaaaaatgaaatgattaagAACAATGGGACAGCTTTAGTAGGTACATGTCCAGAGGGATCAACTGAATCTTAACAAGAATTTGATGGTTTGGTTCGTCTATAATGATTGCCATGATGTACTAATGCTCACCATATTTTTGTAACCAGATACCTGCTTTTCTTatatcagtgttttttgttttatttttcacaccCAAACCATGGACTGTTTACTCCACCACCATCAGTAAGGCGGTACAGCAGCCTTTGCTCCCACACCAGCAGACTGAAAAACACCTTCTTTCCTGCTGAACTATAGTAAACCCTACAAACAGACCAACATACTCACCACATCACTTTATGTAACATATTGCATAAGTGAATATCTGTTTATTGATGgaagaaaatacacatttgGGCAATGCAGAGTTGGACGTCTGCGTTTGGCCACGTCTGAACTGGACTTAAATGATTTTCTTCAACAATATCTATATCTTCAATATCTTTTAAGGTGTATAATAAGAATTTATTCCATGCAACGTCAGCAATTTATGGCTAACTTGGCACTCTGGTTCAATGTCAACTGCATCTTTCTCAGTACTTGGACTTGTTCTatgataataatgtttaattataTCTTATCATCGATACAGTGAGAAAGGTGTAAATGGGTTTTGTTGACTGTGTTTGAGCGAGAAAGATATTCAAGAAATCTGGAGGCTGAAGTCATTAAATGCTTTTTGTATGAAAGTGATGCAAATGTGATCACAGCTTGGTCCAAAgttatttgctgttgttttgaaGATGCTAACTCAGCATTACGCAACCAatcgcaaaaaaaaaagtaaagcaataaaaacaaatttgttCTACTGTAACCCCGACGCGCAATCTGATCTGCACGGGCAAGTTACCAGGCATGTTGTACTTGGCTGTCACACCAGGAAAGCATGACATCTATgtggaagaaaaacacagtagCAGATGGGCTACTTTacacaaacattacacacacacacacacacaaaatatccTTATCACCtattatttgagaattaatttcATAGTAACAGATGCTGTTTACTTGGCACTAACCTGGTGACCACAGCAGGCTGTACAGTTTGGCTGTGATCCCTGGGAATTTCAGATACGACGCAAACGGAGGTTAAAGATTAGCTTTAATAATGTGCAGGTGGtcattgagaaaaaaaacagagaccATTGATAACAGCTGTTTTTGTACTATACAGTGATTAGACAACTTTATTAATTATGGAGAACATTGCATCTGTAAGAAGAGTTTCTATCAATTTTTCACATTCACAGGTCTGACAGACAAATTTGGCTTCAGATCTCAGTCCACAGAACTGAAGTGAAAAAACTAACTCAATACAACCATTTGGATACTGGGCATGAACAAACTACAAAAATAGATTCAACTGGTGCCGTTTcatcacatactgtagtttagtttttcAAAAGGTAACATCAATACCATTGTGttgaatactaataataaaagtgTCCCAATCTGACAATTTATAATACTCCAAAACTGCAGATTTGAAGTATATCTCTAACATTTCACACAGGTATTTTAAAGTAACTAGATGGCTCAAATAAAACCTTAATGAAAATCCTCTCTGGGGTCACACATGGCAAAAAAATCCCTCTGCAGGTATTAACAGTCAGATAAAACAGTGCAAATCTCAGTTCTTCCATGGAGCTCCTGTGGGCTTGGTCCATTAACAGCTTCAAAAAAATGTGCCATTCATATTAAATGAACGTCACCTATTGGCTCATATAGAGTAAAATCCCCCCCTCAGTTAAGGTTCACTTTAAGACTGAACCATCTTACTGCTGTTATGTGCACTCACAGCTGGATGAATGCAGCAGAACAGCATTATTGCTACTGGATAGTCAGTGAAAACACGGTGTAGAGAGTCGGGATGAGCCTGGCTCCAGGGTTTAAGACTGGTTTTTTTTAGATGTTATAGTTTGCTCATCGCCGGAAGAACTTCAGGTAAACCACAGCACCCAGAATAGCCAGCtccattaaaataataacagcTAACAGCAACTTGTTCGTCACGAGCCTGCgagacagaaaaggagaaagtCAATACAGCAAACATTAAGCAGACACGTTTTTCCACTTCTTACATTACCATATAGTGAAAATAtgattttcagttattttattacacattttaaaatgctttacagGCTTTTCTATCTGTTGCTATCTGAAGTGAAATGACTGAATGTATTAATTTGTTACTCTGTGTAATTAATGTCCAGCTTTTTGTCTGGTTAATGTACACAGGAGTAGAGATAACAGCATACAAACAGcacattataaaaacattacattaagcAGTGAATCAATGAGCGTATCAATAAAAAACTAACAAGAAGAAATCAATGCATATCTAGCACTTACCGCCGTGACATGGCACGAAGGACTTTTCGACTTCGACTGAGGTTCTCTCCAGTATTCACCAACTAGAAAAAACAAACGACAGagaagatatttttttaaaaactgtggtgtggaaacattttaatagtttaaaaacaaacaaaatatgctAATCCTAATCTTATTGACCCAGACCTGAGCTGTGCCACTTGCTTTGCCAACAATAACACAACTGCTGGGCGGCTTTccaaaaatgttataaaattagAAAAACAGTATCAAATCATCATAAACTTGTTCCTTATAATAGCAAAAACAATCATTAAACACTCACTCTGTTTCTGGTGCGGTCCAGCTGCTCCCTCTGCTCTCCCAGCTCCTCGATGATATCTGTGCCAATGTGCTCCGTCTCAGCCGCGATGCGTTGACTCCGTTCAATACTCTGGGTGGCGTTGTTCAGAGACTCTGTGCCTTGGAGCAGCAAGGCTCTCTGGGACTGCAAGTGTGTCTGCATAGAGTGGGCACAAATTACAACTTCAGCCAGGGTCAATAAAATTATAGAAATCAACCCTCAGCTATTGTTTTTGTCCTGTTAAATGGATTTCAGGAGTTACTTTGCAATAATATGCTGTATACTTGTATTTCTAGTGTGCCTACTTtccctcaaacagacacatcTACACCAACTTTATCAATTTAGAGGGTTTCAACATGTTATTGAATCCCTTTTCACAAGCTGCAGAGAAGCTTGTTGTAAGCTTGTTGTTCTCTGTCCAGGAAACTGACAACTACaagtgatatatttttttatacatgTGAATCATTACCTGCAATTTGTAATTATCAATTCATTGTAAGTGCACTAGAAACATGTCTTGTAGCCATTACCGGTGGGAATAAgaacaagaaaaatgacagtaaataGAGAAATAAAGCACCAACTTTAACATTAAGAAGGTGTTGTTGGTTCTCCTTTAGATATTTCTCACCCAAAGCGACTTACAGTGAGAAATGACAAGATCAACGATAGTGCAAGAAATCTGTCAGGCAACATTCCCGAGTCTTATATCTGTTAATCACTCTCACATTGAGTATGAATGCATTTGTAACACAAGAGAGTTCACAGCTCCACACTCACACTGTGCTGGTTTTCTGATGAATAGAGGCCATGATGACTTCCTTCCATTGCCTGGGGGGAAGAGCCAAAACCTGAAGTTGAGATTTTAATGTCCCTCTGCAGCTTGCTCAGGTCCCTACGGTACATGCGCAGCTTTGTATTCATAGCATTTCGGTAAGAGGAGGGGGCCGTCCGCAGCTCGTCTTCCATTCCTTGTAACTGGAGACAGATGAGAAAAATGTAGTGTGTTATTCCAGAGAAAGATAAAGGATCTTTCTATTTATGCACAGCCAAAACAGGCACTGCATTGTGTAATATTACAGTCATACCCTGATACACAGTAATGACACACTCTTGCCATTTCCAAAAAGCTGAATGTGAAGAAATAGGAGaaactaaaagtaaagattGTTAATCTCTTGATACAAAAGCCAAAGTAAGTAAATTCCTTTCTGTTTTGTACTTGTTTCAAAACCAGAGGTACGGAGCACATTTCCTCAAACTCtgtatttaaaggaccagtgtgtaagatttagtgacatctagtggtgagattgcagattgcaaccgactgaatacccctcccctcaA
This is a stretch of genomic DNA from Scomber japonicus isolate fScoJap1 chromosome 16, fScoJap1.pri, whole genome shotgun sequence. It encodes these proteins:
- the vti1b gene encoding vesicle transport through interaction with t-SNAREs homolog 1B, coding for MSSEEFEKLHEIYRSLYEELKLMPEKALKCHGEERKRLVRRFDERQGEAEEMLQGMEDELRTAPSSYRNAMNTKLRMYRRDLSKLQRDIKISTSGFGSSPQAMEGSHHGLYSSENQHSTHLQSQRALLLQGTESLNNATQSIERSQRIAAETEHIGTDIIEELGEQREQLDRTRNRLVNTGENLSRSRKVLRAMSRRLVTNKLLLAVIILMELAILGAVVYLKFFRR
- the arg2 gene encoding arginase-2, mitochondrial — translated: MALRGSLFRLLQTQLNHTCQQSRAQSVAVLGAPFSKGQKRRGVEHGPKVIRDAGLMDRLSGLEYAVHDFGDLNFHHLETDEPYMDVKFPRTVGAANKMLCGATSRAIGAGHTLVMLGGDHSLAIGSVGGHAEQCPDLCLIWVDAHADVNTPMTSPSGNLHGQPVAFMLKEMQDKMPNIPGFSWMKPFLSSRDLVYIGLRDVDPGEYQILKNLGIQYFTMRDIDRLGIQRVMEVTLDHLLSRKQRPIHLSFDIDAFDPSLAPATGTPVNGGLTYREGIYITEEIHNTGLLSAMDLVEVNPVLGASREAVQATASLAVDVIASSLGQTREGAHVPMDEIPSVKNDTEKLRI